In the genome of Cronobacter malonaticus LMG 23826, one region contains:
- the cpxR gene encoding envelope stress response regulator transcription factor CpxR, protein MNKILLVDDDRELTSLLKELLDMEGFNVFVAHDGEQALDLLDDSIDLLLLDVMMPKKNGIDTLKELRQTHQTPVIMLTARGSELDRVLGLELGADDYLPKPFNDRELVARIRAILRRSHWSEQQQNSDSGSPTLEVDALSLNPGRQEASFDGQTLELTGTEFTLLYLLAQHLGQVVSREHLSQEVLGKRLTPFDRAIDMHISNLRRKLPERKDGHPWFKTLRGRGYLMVSAS, encoded by the coding sequence ATGAATAAAATCCTGTTAGTTGATGATGACCGCGAGCTGACGTCCCTGTTAAAGGAATTGCTCGACATGGAAGGGTTTAACGTCTTCGTAGCCCACGATGGCGAACAGGCGCTTGACCTCCTGGATGACAGCATCGACCTGCTTTTGCTCGACGTGATGATGCCGAAGAAAAACGGCATTGATACTTTGAAAGAGCTTCGCCAGACACACCAGACACCCGTTATTATGTTGACCGCGCGCGGCAGCGAGCTGGATCGCGTGCTCGGCCTCGAACTGGGCGCGGATGACTACCTGCCGAAACCGTTTAACGATCGCGAACTCGTGGCCCGTATTCGCGCGATTTTGCGCCGCTCGCACTGGAGCGAACAGCAGCAGAACAGCGACAGCGGTTCGCCGACGCTGGAAGTGGACGCGCTGAGCTTAAACCCTGGCCGCCAGGAAGCGAGCTTCGATGGCCAGACGCTGGAACTCACCGGTACCGAATTCACCCTGCTCTATTTGCTGGCGCAGCATTTAGGCCAGGTGGTATCGCGCGAACATTTAAGCCAGGAAGTGCTCGGCAAGCGCCTCACGCCGTTCGATCGCGCGATCGATATGCACATATCTAACCTGCGTCGTAAATTGCCGGAGCGCAAAGACGGTCATCCATGGTTTAAAACCCTGCGCGGTCGCGGCTATCTGATGGTTTCCGCTTCATGA
- a CDS encoding sulfate ABC transporter substrate-binding protein, which yields MNKWGVGITLLLASASVLAKDVQLLNVSYDPTREFYEQYNKAFSAHWKKETGDNVVVRQSHGGSGKQATSVINGIKADVVTLALAYDVDAIAERGRIDKNWIKRLPDNSAPYTSTIVFLVRKGNPKQIKDWNDLVKPGVSVITPNPKSSGGARWNYLAAWGYALHHNNGDQAKAQEFVKALYKNVEVLDSGARGATNTFVERGIGDVLIAWENEALLAANELGKDKFEIVTPSESILAEPTVSVVDKVAQEKGTQAVAEAYLKYLYSPEGQEIAAKNFYRPRDAQVAAKYESTFPKLKLFTIDDVFGGWTKAQQTHFANGGTFDQISQR from the coding sequence ATGAACAAGTGGGGCGTGGGCATTACTTTACTGTTGGCTTCGGCAAGCGTACTGGCGAAAGACGTGCAGTTGTTAAACGTCTCTTACGATCCGACGCGTGAATTCTATGAGCAGTACAACAAAGCATTTAGCGCGCACTGGAAAAAAGAGACTGGCGATAATGTCGTGGTCCGCCAGTCGCATGGTGGCTCCGGCAAGCAGGCGACTTCGGTCATTAACGGTATCAAGGCGGATGTCGTGACGCTGGCGCTGGCCTATGACGTTGACGCGATCGCCGAGCGCGGCCGTATCGATAAAAACTGGATCAAACGCCTGCCGGACAACTCCGCGCCGTACACCTCCACCATCGTGTTCCTCGTTCGCAAAGGTAACCCGAAGCAAATTAAAGACTGGAACGATCTGGTGAAGCCGGGCGTGTCGGTCATCACGCCGAACCCGAAAAGCTCCGGCGGCGCGCGCTGGAACTACCTGGCGGCCTGGGGCTACGCGCTGCATCACAACAATGGCGATCAGGCTAAAGCGCAGGAGTTCGTCAAAGCGCTGTATAAAAACGTCGAAGTGCTCGATTCCGGCGCGCGCGGCGCGACCAATACCTTTGTTGAGCGCGGCATCGGCGATGTGCTGATCGCCTGGGAAAACGAGGCGCTGCTGGCCGCCAACGAGCTTGGCAAAGACAAATTTGAAATCGTGACGCCGAGTGAATCCATCCTCGCGGAGCCGACTGTTTCGGTCGTCGATAAAGTGGCGCAGGAGAAAGGCACCCAGGCGGTGGCGGAAGCCTACCTGAAATACCTCTACTCGCCGGAAGGCCAGGAGATTGCCGCGAAAAACTTCTACCGCCCGCGCGATGCGCAAGTCGCGGCGAAATATGAAAGCACTTTCCCGAAACTAAAACTGTTCACCATTGATGACGTGTTCGGCGGTTGGACCAAAGCGCAGCAGACGCACTTTGCCAACGGCGGCACGTTCGATCAGATAAGCCAGCGTTAA
- the fieF gene encoding CDF family cation-efflux transporter FieF (FieF, a metal efflux transporter, is a member of the CDF (cation diffusion facilitator) family of transporters.) — protein MNHDYGRLVSRAALAATLVATLLLIIKIFAWWYTGSVSILAALVDSLVDIAASLTNLLVVRYSLQPADEEHTFGHGKAESLAALAQSMFISGSALFLFLTGIQHLITPEPMRAPLVGIVVTVAALVTTLMLVTFQRWVVRKTRSQAVRADMLHYQSDVMMNGAILVALALSWYGLHRADALFALGIGVWILYSALRMGYEAVQSLLDRALPDDERQAIVDIVAAWPGVQGAHDLCTRQSGPTRFIQLHLEMEDNLPLVQAHLIAEQVEQAILSRFPGSDVIIHQDPCSVVPRFQQGQFEH, from the coding sequence ATGAATCATGACTATGGCCGTCTGGTGAGCCGGGCGGCGCTGGCCGCAACGCTTGTGGCAACCTTACTGCTGATAATCAAAATTTTCGCCTGGTGGTATACCGGGTCGGTCAGTATTCTCGCAGCCCTGGTAGACTCGCTGGTAGATATCGCCGCGTCGCTGACCAATCTTTTAGTGGTGCGCTATTCGCTTCAGCCTGCCGATGAAGAACATACGTTTGGTCACGGAAAGGCGGAATCGCTGGCGGCGCTCGCGCAAAGCATGTTTATTTCCGGCTCGGCGCTGTTTCTTTTCCTGACCGGCATTCAGCATCTGATTACGCCTGAGCCGATGCGCGCGCCGCTGGTCGGCATTGTCGTGACGGTGGCCGCGCTGGTTACCACGCTGATGCTAGTCACATTTCAGCGCTGGGTGGTGCGTAAAACCCGCAGCCAGGCGGTGCGGGCGGATATGCTTCATTATCAGTCTGATGTTATGATGAACGGCGCTATTCTGGTGGCGCTGGCCCTCTCATGGTATGGCCTGCACCGCGCCGACGCGCTGTTCGCGCTCGGGATTGGCGTCTGGATTTTATACAGTGCGTTACGGATGGGTTATGAAGCGGTGCAGTCGCTGCTCGACCGCGCCCTGCCCGATGACGAGCGCCAGGCGATCGTGGACATTGTCGCCGCCTGGCCTGGTGTTCAGGGCGCGCACGATCTATGTACGCGGCAGTCAGGGCCGACCCGCTTTATCCAGCTTCATCTCGAAATGGAAGACAACCTGCCGCTGGTTCAGGCGCATCTTATCGCCGAACAGGTGGAACAGGCGATCCTGTCCCGGTTTCCGGGGTCGGACGTCATTATTCATCAGGACCCATGCTCAGTCGTTCCGCGCTTTCAGCAGGGGCAATTTGAGCACTAA
- the cpxP gene encoding cell-envelope stress modulator CpxP produces the protein MRKVTAAVMASTLAVGALTSQAASVPTDESWHPADMLTQRNSVQSHMFDGINLTEHQRQQMRDLMQRARHEQPPVNVSEMEAMHRLVTAENFDENAVRAQAEKMAQEQVARQVEMAKVRNQMYRLLTPEQQAVLNKKHQQRMEQFREVAQMQRQSALPLFSSSTRSNQ, from the coding sequence ATGCGCAAAGTTACCGCCGCCGTCATGGCCTCAACGCTGGCTGTCGGTGCGTTAACCAGCCAGGCAGCATCGGTCCCGACGGACGAAAGCTGGCATCCGGCGGACATGCTGACGCAGCGCAACAGTGTGCAAAGCCATATGTTTGACGGCATTAACTTAACAGAGCATCAGCGCCAGCAAATGCGCGATTTGATGCAGCGAGCGCGGCATGAGCAGCCCCCTGTTAATGTTAGCGAAATGGAGGCCATGCACAGGCTGGTCACCGCAGAAAATTTTGATGAAAACGCTGTGCGTGCTCAGGCGGAAAAAATGGCCCAGGAGCAAGTGGCTCGCCAGGTCGAAATGGCGAAGGTGAGAAACCAGATGTATCGCCTGTTAACGCCCGAGCAGCAAGCGGTTTTGAACAAGAAACATCAGCAACGCATGGAACAGTTCCGTGAGGTTGCGCAAATGCAGCGCCAGTCTGCGCTGCCGCTCTTTAGTAGCAGTACCCGTAGTAACCAGTAA
- a CDS encoding SLC13 family permease → MSVWLAHPLLLPSLIILLTIVLWATSLLPEFITALLFFAVAMIAKIAPPEVLFGGFASSAFWLVFSGFVLGVAIRKTGLADRAARALSARLTDSWWQMVASVVLLSYALAFVMPSNMGRIALLMPVVAAMAKRAGIEENTRGWYGLALAVGFGTFQLSATILPANVPNLVMSGAAEGSFGIHLNYLPYLLLHTPVLGLLKGAVLIALICWFFPGKPQPPRELPAATPMSRAEKRLGWLLLVVLALWVTESWHGIGPAWTGLAAAVITLLPRVGFITGDEFASGVNMRTCIYVAGILGLATTVTHTGIGNAVGAALMQVMPLDPARPFTSFAALTGITTALNFIMTANGVPALYTTLAESFSRSTGFPLLSAIMIQVLGYSTPLLPYQASPIVVAMALGNVPARAGMKLCLALAVVTFLFLLPLDYGWFRLLGKL, encoded by the coding sequence ATGTCCGTCTGGCTTGCACACCCGCTGCTCTTACCTTCACTCATTATTCTGCTGACCATCGTGCTCTGGGCGACGTCCCTGCTGCCGGAATTCATCACGGCGCTGCTCTTTTTCGCGGTGGCGATGATAGCCAAAATCGCGCCGCCGGAAGTCCTGTTCGGCGGTTTTGCATCGTCGGCGTTCTGGCTGGTGTTCAGCGGTTTCGTGCTGGGCGTGGCGATCCGTAAAACGGGGCTTGCGGATCGGGCAGCGCGGGCGCTGTCAGCGCGGCTGACCGATTCCTGGTGGCAAATGGTAGCGAGCGTGGTGCTGCTCAGCTATGCGCTGGCGTTCGTGATGCCGTCGAACATGGGGCGCATCGCGCTTTTAATGCCCGTCGTGGCGGCGATGGCGAAACGCGCCGGTATCGAAGAAAACACCCGCGGCTGGTACGGCCTGGCGCTGGCGGTGGGCTTTGGCACGTTCCAGCTCTCCGCCACCATTTTGCCCGCCAACGTGCCGAATCTGGTGATGAGCGGCGCGGCGGAAGGCTCCTTCGGCATTCATCTCAACTATCTGCCGTATCTGCTGCTGCACACGCCAGTGCTGGGGCTGCTTAAGGGCGCGGTGCTGATTGCGCTTATCTGCTGGTTCTTCCCCGGCAAGCCACAGCCGCCGCGCGAGCTGCCTGCCGCGACGCCGATGAGCCGCGCGGAAAAGCGCCTCGGCTGGCTGCTGCTGGTGGTGCTGGCGCTGTGGGTCACCGAGAGCTGGCACGGCATCGGCCCGGCATGGACAGGGCTTGCGGCGGCGGTTATCACGCTTCTGCCGCGCGTCGGGTTTATCACTGGCGATGAGTTCGCAAGCGGCGTCAACATGCGCACCTGCATCTACGTGGCGGGCATTCTGGGGCTTGCGACCACCGTGACCCACACGGGCATCGGCAACGCGGTCGGCGCGGCGCTGATGCAGGTCATGCCGCTCGATCCGGCGCGCCCCTTTACCAGTTTTGCCGCGCTTACCGGCATCACGACGGCGCTTAACTTCATCATGACGGCCAACGGCGTTCCGGCGCTCTATACCACGCTTGCGGAGAGCTTTTCGCGCAGTACCGGTTTCCCGCTGCTCTCGGCCATCATGATTCAGGTGCTGGGATATTCCACGCCGCTGTTGCCATACCAGGCGTCGCCCATCGTGGTGGCGATGGCGCTCGGCAACGTTCCGGCGCGCGCGGGCATGAAGCTCTGCCTGGCGTTGGCGGTAGTCACCTTTCTTTTCCTGTTGCCGCTCGATTACGGCTGGTTCCGGCTGTTGGGTAAACTCTGA
- the cpxA gene encoding envelope stress sensor histidine kinase CpxA, whose amino-acid sequence MIGSLTARIFAIFWLTLALVLMLVLMLPKLDSRQMTELLESEQRQGTMIEQHVEAELAGDPPNDLMWWRRLFRAIDKWAPPGQRLLLVTSEGRVIGAERNEMQIIRNFIGQSDNSDHPQKKKYGRVELVGPFSVRDGEDNYQLYLIRPASNSQSDFINLLFDRPLLLLIVTMLVSSPLLLWLAWSLARPARKLKNAADEVAQGNLRQHPELEAGPQEFIAAGASFNQMVTALERMMTTQQRLLSDISHELRTPLTRLQLGTALLRRRSGESKELERIETEAHRLDSMINDLLVMSRNQQKNALVSETMKANQIWGEVLDNAAFEAEQMGKSFEVTYPPGPWLLYGNPNALESALENIVRNALRYSHSKISVSFAVDKEGITINVDDDGPGVSQADREQIFRPFYRTDEARDRESGGTGLGLAIVETAVQQHRGWVKADDSPLGGLRLTLWLPLYHRS is encoded by the coding sequence ATGATAGGCAGCCTTACCGCCCGCATCTTCGCCATTTTCTGGCTGACGCTGGCGCTGGTTTTAATGCTGGTACTGATGCTGCCTAAGCTCGACAGCCGTCAGATGACGGAGTTGCTGGAGAGCGAACAGCGTCAGGGCACGATGATTGAGCAGCACGTCGAGGCTGAGCTGGCGGGCGACCCGCCCAACGATCTGATGTGGTGGCGGCGGCTGTTCCGCGCTATCGACAAGTGGGCGCCGCCGGGACAGCGGCTGCTGCTGGTCACCAGCGAAGGGCGCGTCATCGGCGCTGAACGCAATGAAATGCAGATCATTCGCAATTTTATCGGCCAGTCTGATAACTCCGATCATCCGCAGAAGAAAAAATATGGCCGCGTGGAGCTGGTCGGGCCGTTTTCCGTGCGCGACGGTGAAGATAATTACCAGCTGTACCTGATCCGCCCAGCGAGCAATTCGCAGTCCGATTTTATTAACCTGCTGTTCGACCGCCCTCTGCTACTGCTGATCGTCACGATGCTGGTCAGCTCGCCGCTGCTGCTGTGGCTGGCATGGAGCCTGGCGCGTCCGGCGCGTAAGCTTAAAAACGCCGCCGATGAAGTGGCCCAGGGCAACCTGCGCCAGCACCCGGAACTGGAAGCCGGGCCGCAGGAGTTTATCGCCGCAGGCGCGAGCTTTAACCAGATGGTGACGGCGCTTGAGCGGATGATGACGACCCAGCAACGGCTGCTCTCTGATATCTCGCATGAACTGCGCACGCCGCTTACGCGTCTGCAGCTGGGCACCGCGCTACTGCGCCGCCGCAGCGGAGAGAGCAAAGAGCTGGAACGCATCGAAACCGAGGCGCACCGGCTCGACAGCATGATTAACGATCTGCTGGTGATGTCACGTAATCAGCAGAAAAACGCGCTGGTGAGCGAGACCATGAAAGCGAACCAGATCTGGGGCGAAGTCCTTGATAACGCCGCGTTTGAAGCCGAGCAGATGGGTAAATCATTTGAAGTGACGTATCCACCTGGCCCGTGGCTGCTTTATGGCAACCCGAACGCGCTGGAAAGCGCGCTGGAGAATATCGTGCGTAACGCGCTGCGCTACTCTCACAGCAAGATTTCCGTGAGCTTCGCCGTGGATAAAGAAGGGATTACGATTAATGTCGATGATGACGGGCCGGGCGTCAGCCAGGCCGACCGGGAACAGATTTTCCGCCCCTTCTATCGCACTGACGAGGCGCGCGACCGCGAATCCGGCGGTACAGGTCTCGGCCTCGCTATCGTGGAAACCGCCGTTCAGCAGCATCGCGGCTGGGTGAAGGCGGATGACAGTCCGCTGGGCGGCCTGCGCCTGACGCTCTGGCTGCCGCTCTATCACCGCTCCTGA
- a CDS encoding CDP-diacylglycerol diphosphatase, protein MKRALFITVALIAVLALTTLVAWRYLFPHDPDALRHIVMQQCLPGERERQDPAPCAQVNLPAGYVVFKDINGPLQYLLMPTWKINGVESPLLLSDKTPNFFWQAWQARRWMSEKRGSPVPDSAVSLTINSRMGRSQNHFHIHISCLRPDVRAQLDAAMNAIGSRWQPFPGSLRGHDYLARRVSGEELSRRSPFMMLAEEVPQAREHMGRYSLALAPLKDGSFVLLATQRQLLQFNLAHSEELQDHDCALLNEGTL, encoded by the coding sequence ATGAAACGAGCGCTATTTATCACCGTTGCGCTTATCGCAGTACTGGCATTAACCACGCTGGTGGCGTGGCGATATCTCTTTCCACACGATCCGGACGCGTTAAGACACATCGTTATGCAGCAGTGTCTGCCCGGCGAGCGCGAGCGTCAGGATCCGGCCCCTTGCGCCCAGGTCAATCTCCCGGCGGGTTATGTCGTCTTCAAAGACATCAACGGTCCGCTGCAATATCTGCTGATGCCGACCTGGAAAATCAATGGCGTCGAAAGCCCGCTCCTGCTTTCCGATAAAACGCCCAACTTTTTCTGGCAGGCATGGCAGGCGCGTCGCTGGATGAGCGAAAAACGCGGTAGTCCGGTGCCCGACAGCGCCGTTTCACTGACCATCAACTCCAGGATGGGCCGCTCCCAGAATCATTTTCACATCCATATTTCCTGCCTGCGCCCGGATGTACGCGCACAGCTTGATGCCGCGATGAACGCCATCGGCAGCCGCTGGCAGCCGTTTCCGGGCAGTCTGCGCGGTCACGATTATTTAGCGCGCCGTGTTTCCGGCGAAGAGCTGTCACGCCGCTCGCCGTTCATGATGCTGGCGGAAGAGGTGCCGCAAGCGCGTGAGCACATGGGGCGCTACTCGCTGGCGCTGGCACCGCTCAAGGATGGCTCGTTTGTCCTGCTCGCCACGCAACGTCAGTTATTGCAATTCAATCTGGCGCACAGCGAGGAGCTTCAGGACCACGACTGCGCGCTGCTTAACGAAGGCACGCTATAA
- the trmL gene encoding tRNA (uridine(34)/cytosine(34)/5-carboxymethylaminomethyluridine(34)-2'-O)-methyltransferase TrmL: MLNIVLFEPEIPPNTGNIIRLCANTGFRLHIIEPMGFTWDDKRLRRAGLDYHEFTAVMRHADYAAFLEAEKPQRLFALTTKGTPAHSAVSYQDGDYLMFGPETRGLPASILDALPQEQKIRIPMMPDSRSMNLSNAVSVVVYEAWRQLGYPGAVLRS, encoded by the coding sequence ATGCTGAATATCGTCCTGTTTGAACCTGAAATCCCGCCCAACACCGGTAATATCATCCGTCTATGCGCCAATACGGGCTTTCGCCTGCATATTATTGAGCCGATGGGTTTTACCTGGGATGATAAGCGTCTGCGCCGCGCCGGGCTGGATTACCACGAATTTACCGCCGTGATGCGCCATGCCGACTATGCCGCGTTTCTGGAGGCGGAAAAGCCGCAGCGCCTGTTTGCGCTCACCACTAAAGGCACGCCCGCGCACAGCGCGGTCAGCTATCAGGACGGCGACTATCTGATGTTTGGCCCGGAAACCCGCGGTCTGCCCGCCTCGATTCTGGACGCCCTGCCGCAAGAGCAGAAGATCCGCATTCCGATGATGCCTGACAGCCGCAGCATGAACCTCTCCAACGCCGTATCCGTTGTGGTATACGAGGCCTGGCGGCAGCTTGGTTATCCAGGCGCGGTATTGCGTAGCTAA
- the uraH gene encoding hydroxyisourate hydrolase, with protein sequence MMNRFQTLAAAALFALPGLALAAPANLLSVHVLNEQTGKPAPGVVVKLEKKQGNAWEPLNQATTDKDGRIKALWPDAPAAAGDYRVIFETGDYFASHKQSSFFPEVPVVFHIDNTDEHYHVPLLLSQYGYSTYRGS encoded by the coding sequence ATGATGAACCGTTTTCAAACGCTTGCCGCCGCTGCCCTTTTCGCCCTGCCGGGCCTCGCGCTTGCCGCGCCGGCGAATTTACTGAGCGTGCATGTACTGAACGAACAGACCGGTAAACCCGCGCCGGGCGTGGTGGTGAAGCTGGAGAAAAAACAGGGCAATGCATGGGAGCCGCTGAACCAGGCGACGACCGATAAAGATGGCCGCATTAAGGCGCTCTGGCCGGACGCGCCCGCTGCCGCAGGCGACTACCGCGTGATTTTTGAAACCGGCGATTACTTTGCCTCGCACAAGCAGTCCAGCTTCTTCCCGGAAGTGCCGGTGGTGTTCCATATCGATAACACCGACGAGCACTACCATGTGCCGCTGCTGCTGAGCCAGTACGGCTACTCCACCTATCGCGGCAGCTGA
- the cysE gene encoding serine O-acetyltransferase has product MPCEELDLVWKNIKAEARQLADCEPMLASFYHATLLKHENLGSALSYMLANKLASPIMPAIAIREVVEEAYRADPEMIASAACDIQAVRTRDPAVDKYSTPLLYLKGFHALQAYRIGHWLWKQGRQALAIFLQNQVSVSFQVDIHPAATIGRGIMLDHATGIVIGETAVVEDDVSILQSVTLGGTGKTSGDRHPKIREGVMIGAGAKILGNIEVGRGAKIGAGSVVLQPVPPHTTAAGVPARIVGKPESDKPSMDMDQHFNGINHGFEYGDGI; this is encoded by the coding sequence ATGCCGTGTGAAGAACTGGATCTGGTGTGGAAGAATATTAAAGCCGAAGCCCGTCAGTTGGCCGATTGTGAGCCGATGCTGGCCAGTTTTTACCATGCGACATTACTTAAGCACGAAAATCTGGGCAGCGCGTTAAGCTACATGCTGGCGAACAAGCTGGCGTCGCCGATTATGCCTGCAATCGCCATTCGTGAAGTGGTGGAAGAGGCGTACAGGGCAGACCCGGAAATGATCGCCTCCGCCGCGTGCGATATTCAGGCCGTCCGTACCCGCGATCCGGCGGTGGATAAATACTCCACGCCGCTGCTCTATCTCAAAGGTTTTCATGCCCTGCAGGCCTACCGCATCGGCCACTGGCTCTGGAAGCAGGGGCGTCAGGCGCTGGCGATTTTCCTGCAAAACCAGGTGTCGGTCTCTTTTCAGGTTGATATTCATCCGGCGGCGACCATTGGCCGCGGGATCATGCTTGATCATGCGACCGGCATTGTGATCGGCGAAACCGCCGTGGTGGAAGATGACGTTTCCATTTTGCAGTCGGTCACGCTGGGCGGTACCGGCAAAACCAGCGGCGATCGCCACCCGAAAATCCGCGAAGGCGTGATGATTGGCGCGGGCGCGAAAATCCTTGGCAATATCGAAGTCGGGCGCGGCGCGAAGATCGGCGCGGGCTCGGTGGTGCTTCAGCCGGTGCCGCCGCACACCACGGCGGCGGGCGTCCCGGCGCGCATTGTCGGCAAGCCGGAAAGCGATAAACCGTCGATGGATATGGATCAGCATTTCAACGGCATCAACCACGGGTTTGAGTACGGCGACGGTATCTGA
- the pfkA gene encoding 6-phosphofructokinase encodes MIKKIGVLTSGGDAPGMNAAIRGVVRAALTEGLEVFGVYDGYLGLYEDRMIQLDRYSVSDMINRGGTFLGSARFPEFREEHIRAVAIENMKKRGIDALVVIGGDGSYMGAKRLTEMGFPCIGLPGTIDNDVAGTDYTIGYFTALHTVVEAIDRLRDTSSSHQRISIVEVMGRYCGDLTLAAAIAGGCEFIVLPEVEFNREDLVAEIKAGIAKGKKHAIVAITEHICDIDELAKYIETETKRETRATVLGHIQRGGSPVPYDRILASRMGAYAIELLLQGHGGRCVGIQNEKMVHHDIIDAIENMKRPFKGDWLDCAKKLY; translated from the coding sequence ATGATTAAGAAAATCGGTGTGTTGACGAGTGGCGGTGATGCGCCAGGCATGAACGCCGCCATCCGCGGTGTTGTCCGCGCGGCGTTGACGGAAGGTCTGGAAGTATTCGGCGTTTACGACGGCTATCTTGGCCTGTATGAAGACCGCATGATCCAGCTCGACCGCTACAGCGTTTCCGACATGATCAACCGCGGCGGCACCTTCCTCGGTTCCGCGCGCTTCCCGGAATTCCGCGAAGAGCATATCCGCGCCGTGGCTATCGAGAACATGAAGAAACGCGGTATCGACGCGCTGGTGGTCATCGGCGGCGACGGCTCCTACATGGGTGCTAAACGCCTGACTGAAATGGGCTTCCCGTGCATCGGCCTGCCGGGCACCATCGATAACGACGTGGCGGGCACCGATTACACCATCGGTTACTTCACCGCGCTGCACACCGTGGTTGAGGCGATTGACCGTCTGCGCGACACCTCTTCTTCGCACCAGCGTATTTCCATTGTGGAAGTGATGGGCCGTTACTGCGGCGACCTGACCCTGGCGGCAGCCATCGCAGGCGGTTGCGAATTTATTGTTCTGCCGGAAGTGGAATTCAACCGCGAAGATCTGGTGGCAGAAATCAAAGCGGGCATCGCCAAAGGCAAGAAACACGCTATCGTTGCGATCACCGAGCACATCTGCGACATCGACGAGCTGGCGAAATACATCGAAACCGAAACCAAACGCGAAACCCGCGCGACCGTTCTCGGCCATATCCAGCGCGGCGGCTCGCCGGTGCCTTATGACCGTATTCTGGCATCCCGCATGGGCGCTTACGCCATCGAACTGCTGCTGCAGGGCCACGGCGGCCGCTGCGTTGGCATCCAGAACGAAAAAATGGTGCATCACGACATCATCGACGCTATCGAAAACATGAAGCGTCCGTTCAAAGGCGACTGGCTGGACTGCGCGAAAAAGCTCTACTAA
- the hprR gene encoding response regulator transcription factor HprR, whose product MKLLLIEDNDKTRAWLEKGLREAGLVVDAVADGRDGLHLALEQDYALIILDIMLPGLDGWQVLRALRTAKATPVLCLTARDAVSDRVKGLELGADDYLVKPFSFAELLARVRAQLRRHAPAAATLQVADLTLDTARHAASRGGERIALTRQEFTLLWLLASRVGEILPRTLIASEVWGINFDSETNVVDVAIRRLRKKIDDPFPLKLIETVRGMGYRLNAPEQSDA is encoded by the coding sequence ATGAAACTGCTGCTGATTGAAGACAACGACAAAACCCGCGCGTGGCTCGAAAAAGGGCTGCGGGAGGCGGGGCTGGTAGTGGACGCCGTCGCCGACGGGCGCGATGGCCTGCACCTGGCGCTGGAGCAAGACTACGCGCTGATTATCCTCGATATCATGCTGCCGGGCCTCGACGGCTGGCAGGTGTTGCGCGCGCTGCGCACCGCCAAAGCCACGCCGGTGCTCTGCCTGACGGCCAGAGATGCGGTAAGCGATCGCGTGAAAGGGCTGGAGCTGGGGGCCGATGACTATCTGGTGAAGCCCTTTTCTTTCGCCGAACTGCTGGCGCGCGTGCGGGCGCAACTGCGCCGCCATGCGCCTGCCGCCGCGACGCTACAGGTGGCGGATCTGACGCTTGATACCGCGCGCCACGCCGCCAGCCGTGGCGGCGAGCGGATCGCGCTGACCCGCCAGGAATTTACGCTGCTGTGGCTGCTGGCAAGCCGCGTCGGGGAAATTTTGCCGCGCACGCTGATCGCCAGCGAAGTCTGGGGAATTAACTTTGACAGCGAAACCAACGTGGTGGATGTCGCCATCCGTCGCCTGCGCAAGAAAATCGACGATCCGTTCCCGCTCAAGCTGATAGAAACCGTGCGCGGCATGGGTTATCGCCTCAATGCGCCGGAGCAGAGCGATGCGTAG